GATCGTCTCGAGGCCGGCGAGGGCGATCCACGGGAGGGGGCCGAGGAACTCCCCCACCCAAATCAGGTGGGTGAAGAAGAACACTCCCCCGAAGGCGACGCCGACCAGCAGTGCCCCGCCGATGCTCCGGCCGACGAGGGTGATCAGCGCCAGAGTCACGCTGAGCAGCGCCAGCGGCCACCATCCGACCGGCGGCGAGGCGAGGCTCAGGGCGAGTCCTCCGATGATCGCGGCGGGGACCGCTGCCCAGAGCGGAAGCCCGCTCGGCGGGGAGGACGACGCCCCGCCGGCGGGCGTGGCGACGGCCGCGGCTGGTGTCAAGGTCGGGTGCATCGGTCAGGTGTCCTTCTTGCGGAGGGCATCGAGATAGGCGTTGTAGGCGTCGAGCTCGGGATCGCCGTGGGCGTCGGCGTACTTGTCGGCTTTGGCGGCACGGACGGTGTCATCACGGAACCACCGGTGCATGACGTAGAGGAGCATGACCACGGTGGGGCCTTCTCCATAGGACCAGGCCAGGGCGCCGGCGAGCCACTGATCTTCCAGCGGATCGATGCCCAGCGCCGTCGTGGGGCCGGCGAAGGTCTCGACGAACAGCGTCGGGCTCATCATCAGGAACACGCCGAAGAACGCGTGCAGAGCTGCTTCGGCGAACAGGTCCATCGCCCGGCCGGGGTACGTCATCCGCACCGGGAGCGGGTCGTTGGACAGGATCGGGATTGTGAATAGCACGCCGGCTGCCAGGAAGGCGATCTCGAGCAGCGGATGCCCGCCAGGGGTCTGCAGGATCGGGTCGGCGAGACCTCCGAGGTAGAGGCCGTAGAAGGACATCAGGAACAGCGGCATCGCGATCCAGGGGCTCAGCGCCCATCGTGCGATGCGGCTGCGCAGCCCGGCCAGGGCGAGGCGGAGGATCACTCGCCCGAGGCCGCGATGCGGGGTGGCGCGCAGCAGCAGTGTGCCTGGGGAGCCGAGCACGAGCAGCGGCGGGATGGCCATCATCAGGGTGAGCTGCTGGAACATGAAGACCGAGAACAGCAGGTGCCCGTATCCCTCGACCGCCAGGCCGGTCACGGCAACCAGGACGATGCATCCGAGGAGGAAGCACACCGTGCGGGCGACCGACCATCGCCGTCCCTGACGCCAGAGCCGGATGGCGCCGGCCAGGTACAGCACGGCCATGAGCAGACCGAGCACCGGCAGCACCGGAACCGGCGGCAGGATCGGCGTGAGGAACGCCTCCAGCGTCGGCGGTGTGTCGGGAATCCAGTCGTTCATGGCGTGTCATCGGTCGGCGGGCTCAGAAGTCGAAGAGATCGCCGAGGAAGCCCTCGCGTCGTCTCTTGCCGCCGCGGTCATGCCGGGAGCGGCGGTGCTCGTCTTCGGGGTAGTCCGGGGCCTGGTAGCCGGATGAGCGGTCGATGATCTTGTCGAGCTCACCGCGGTCCAGCCACACGCCGCGGCATTGCGGGCAGTAGTCGATCTCGACGCCGGAACGGTCGGTGACCAGGAGCGTCGTGCCGTCAACGGGGCAGTTCATCGGTTCTCTCCTTCTGTGGGGATGGGTCGGAGACGCCGGTGAGCGCCTCCGTGTGGGCGTCGGCGATGTCGACGACGGCTTTGCGGAGGGTGGGGTCTTCGCCGCGGGCAAGTCCCGCGTACTCGAGGCGGACGCCGTCGTCGGTCGGGTGGGCTTTGACCCAGACGCGGCGACGGGGCACGAAGAGCCCGGCGAAGAGGCCGAGCATCGCGAGGATCGAGAAGGCCAGCACCCATCCGGCGGTCGGGTCGCGCTGGATCTGCAGCGACGCGAATCGCTTGACCGGATCCTCGGGCGACGCGATCTCCCAGGTGACGGTGCCCCACCCGTTCGGCAGCTCCGCGGTCTCCCCCGGCGTCAGCTCGATGGAGTCGACTCCGGTCTGACCGCCGGTGTGCTGGGTGAGGCCGTCGGTCTCGAGGGTGTACACCGATCGCGGGGTGCCGTCGTCGATGCCGAGGTCGCCGCTGTACACGTTGAAGGTGAGCAGCGGGTTGACGACGTCGCCGTAGATGGAGGTGTAGGCGCCGGAGTCCAGCACGCCCGCGGTGGGGTAGAAGAACCCGACCAGGCCGACCTGCTCGGGCAGCCCGTCGGGGATCTTGATGATGCCGAGGGAGGTCATGTTCGAGTCCTGCGGGAGGAACGGCTGCGACTCGGTGTACACAAGCTCACCGGCCGCGTCGCGCACGGTGATCGTGGGAGCGTAGCCGTTGCCGAGCAGATGGATGCGGTCGCCGGCGACGGAGATGGGGTAGTTCACGATCACGCTCTCGGTCCGATCCTCCTCACCGGGGATGCGGACGGTGACATCGGCGGAGAAGTCCCCTGCCTGCCCGGCCCCCGGCGTGCCGGGCCGCTGATACGTGACCTGAAACTCGTCGAGGGTGAGCGAGTACGGGGCGAGACCGGTCCCGTCGATGAACCGGCCGGCGTCGAACGAGGAGTAGTCGCTGAGGGCGTTGACGAAGGTGGTGCCCTCGACGACGACGCGCTGGCCCGTGTAGGAAAAGCCGCCTCCCAGGCCGACCGAGACGAGCACGCCGATCAGCGCCGTGTGGAAGACGAGATTGCCGGTCTCGCGCAGGTATCCGCGTTCGGCGGACACGGAGAGCCATCCGCGGCCGTCGTAGCGGCGCACCCGGTAGCCGGCGCGACGCAGCTGCCGATCGGCGACGTCGACGGCCTCTCGCGCCTGGCTCGCGGGATCGGCGGCCGGGACGGTGCGCTCCTCGTAGTCATCGAGCCGGGACAGCCGCACCGGCGTGCGGGGCGGCTGGGATCGCAGGGCCTTGTAGTGGTGCTTCGTGCGCGGGGTGACGCATCCGATCAGCGAGGCGAACAGCAGCAGGTAGATCGCCGAGAACCACGGCGACTGATACACGTCGAACAGCCCGATGGCATCCACGATCGGATAGGCCTCGGGGTTGTCACGCTGCCACTGGATCACCCCGTTGGGGTCGGCGCTGCGCTGCGGGAACAGCGATCCGGGCACCGCGGCGACTGCCAGCAGGAGCAGCAGCAGCAGAGCGGTGCGCATGCTGGTCAGCTGACGCCACGCCCATCTCGCCCACCCCATGACCCCCAGCGCCGGCTGGGCGATGGCGGAACCGTCGCCGTCGGCGTGGTCGTCGGGCCGCAGGGGGTCGACGGGCGCGTCGGTGTCGGTCTCAGAGCGGGAGGGGGACATTGATCACCACCTGCTGGAGGGCGGACATCAGCGCGGTCCACAGCCCGGTCACCATCAGGATGCCGAGGAGGACGAGCACTCCCCCGCCGACGATGTTCAGGGTGCGGATGTGTCGGCGCAGGAACGCGACCGACCGAGACGCCCACCCCCAGCCGAGGGCAAGCACGAGGAAGGGCAGGCCGAGGCCGAGCGAATAGGCCAGGCCCAGCAGGCCCGCACGGGCCGGGTCGCCGAGGTTCCAGGAGACCGACAGGATCGCCGCGAGCGTCGGGCCGATGCACGGTGTCCACCCGACGCCGAGCGCGAACCCGAGCAGCGGCGCGCCGAGCAGCCCGGCACGGGACTGCATGCGCGGGCGGAGGGTGCGCTGCGCGACGCCGAAGAACCCGATGAAGACCAGGCCGAGGATGATCACCACGACGCCGAACACACGGGTCAGGGCGTTCGCGTACTGCAGCAGCAGCAACCCGAACGTGCCGCCCAGGATCGTCACGGTGACGAACACGACGGTGAACCCGGCTATGAACAGCGTCACCCCCAGCAGCAGCCGCGTGCGCTCCGCCGTCGCCGTGCGGGTCGATGCGCCCCCGACAGCGGTGGCGGTCGAGGCGCCGCCCAGATATCCGAGGTAGCCGGGCACCAGCGGCAGCACGCACGGGGAGAAGAAGGAGATCAGACCCGCAAGGGCCGCGATCGGGATCGCGACCCACAGCGCCCCGTCAGCGACGAGATCGCCGGGTTTCACGGCGATTCCCCGAGGGCGTCGCGGACGAGGGTCGACAGGATGGATGCGCTCTGCAGCTGCCCGATGATGCGCGCGGCGACCCGCCCCTCACGGTCGACCACGAGCGTCGTCGGAGTCGCCTGGATCGGGGTGACCTGCGCGAATGCCAGCTTGACCTTGCCGTCGTTGACGTCGATCACGCTGGGGTAGGTGACGTTGTTGTCCCGAGCGAAGGAGAGCGCCGTGGCGGGCTGATCGTAGGTGTTCACTCCGAGGAACGACACGCCCTGGTCCTGGTACTCCTGCCACATCTCCTCGAGCAGCGGCGCTTCGACGATGCACGGCCCGCAGGCGGCGTACCAGAAGTTCACCACCAGCACCTCGCCGCGGTAGTCGTCGCTGGAGACCGTCTCCCCAGTCTCGGTGACGCCCTCGAAGACGACCGGGTCGCCCCGCTCCCCCGCCGAGATCTCCACGACGCGGAAGTCTCCGGCGATGTACCCCTTCTCGTTCCCCTCCTGGTACTGCTGCGCCAGGGAGTCGTTCGCGGAGCACCCCGTCAGGGCGATGCCGCCCAGGAGCAGCGCTGTGACTGCGGCGATCATCCGGCGGATCATGTGCGACGCACCTTGATCAGTGCTCCCGCGATCAGGAAGACGATGGCTGCGGCCGGCTGCGCCGCCGCCCAGATCGGCCCCGTGAACGGGAAGGGCACGACCGGGTTCCACAGGACGAGGACCGCGACGAATACCGGGATCCACCACCATTGGCGCGCCTGTCCCGCGAACCAGGCCACGATCGCCGCGAGGATCGCTGTGACGAACAGCACCACCTGGAACAGGCCGCCGTTAGTCCACAGCGGAGTGGTGAAGAGCACCGCTCCCGCGAGCAGCCCCGGTGCGAGCGCGTTGCGCTGGAACGTGGACGGCGTGCGTTGTTTCGCGCTCATGCGGCACCTGCTTCCGCTCGTGCCGAAGGAGCCAGCTCGACGTTGCGCCGCCGGGTCCAAGTGATGCCGAGAAGAAGGACGACGCCGATGCCGAGCGCGACGTCGGCGAGGTTCCCGATGAACAGGGTCCCGTAGGCGAGGAAGTCGGTGACGTGCCCGACCCCGAAGCCGGGCGGTGAGAACAGCCGGTCGATCAGGTTCCCGAGCGCGCCGCCCAGGATGAACCCGAAAGCCACCGCGAGCCCTGCCGTGCGTGCGCGGAGCGCGGCGATGATCAGCCAGACCACTGCGCCCGCTCCGACCAGGGTGAGCAGACCGGTGAATCCGGACCCGAGGGAGAGGATCGCACCCGGGTTGAACGCGAGCTGGAGACCGAACAGGTCGCCCAGGAGCGGGATCCGCGCCTCCTCGCTCAGCGTCGCGAGTGCGGCCGCCTTCGTGGCCTGATCGATCACCACGATCCCCGCCGCCACAATGGCAGCGACCGCGAGGTGTCTTGGCCGATTAGGACTCATCGGCATTCTCCTTCTCCTTCTTCTGCTGTGCCGCCCGATCACGCCGGCGCCGATCACGACCGGCCATGAACATCAGGAGTGCTGCGCTGCCCAGGAGGGCCGCTCCCCCGGCGACGACCAGGACGGGAAGCGCATCGAGATCCGTGCTCGGCTGGCTGTGGATGTCGCCGTAGCCGGACTCGGCGGTCGGCGTCGCGGCCGGCGCCGCGGTCTCCGTGTTCTCCTCCGATGGGGAGGGGCTGCTCGTCGGCGTGGGGCTGCTCGTCGGCGTCCCCGTCGTCTCCACCATGAACGTGTACTCGTCGCTGATCGGGTGTCCGTCACTGGACACCACCCGCCACCTCACCGTGACCTCTCCGACGACCAGCTGGTCGGACAGGTTCTGCGTGACCGTCGCCTCGAGGACCTCGGGAGCGCCGTCGACGAGACTGCTGCCGTCTTCTGCGATGACCTCGATCGCCGTGGCACCCTCGAGCGTCTGCAGCTCGCCCGTGAAGGTGAGGGAGATCTCCGCCGGGGCGCCAGATACGGTCGCGGATGCCTCGGGGTAGGTGGAGAGCAGCTCGTCGTGAGCAGCGGCGGGACTCGCCGTGCCGAGAACGGCTCCGCCGATGACCAGCAGAGCAGACAGGCTGGCGGACGCGGCGAAACCACGGCGCCGGTTGCTCGACGTTCGAGAGGCCGAGAGCCTTCGGCGGCGGATGGATGTCATGAGTTCTGCTTTCTTCACGGGCGTTCGATGATGCGGCGGGCGATGGCCGTGGCATCCCGCCAGACCCCCGCGATGGTGTCGGAGCCTCTGCCGCCGTACTGGGGGATCCCGGCGACGAACAAGCCCGGTATCCCGGTCATGGCCCGCTGGGGAGGATCGATCCGGGCGCTGTCCGGTAGCCAGTCGTCTCCGGGAACGAATCCGGTGGCGAGGATCACAGAGCTCGGCGTGGCCACCGTTCCGTCGACGAAGGTGACGGTGCTCTTCCCGGCCTTTGCCACTGCGGGGCAGATCCTCACCCCAGCGTCACGCAGTTGCTCGTAGCTATCCCCGAACACCGGCTCCGATCGCGATCCTCGACCAAGGAGCTGCCGGCGCGGATAGCGCGTTGCCGGCTGGTGCCGACGAGCCGTGCGGACAGCCAGGGTCACCGCATGTGAGGGGGCGAGTTCGCGGGCCAGCTGTACACCGCTGTTTCCGCCGCCGACGATGAGCACATCGTTCGTGGAGATCTGCCGCGGATACAGGTACTCGCTGCTGTGCAGCACGACTCCGGGCACCTGAAGTTCCGCTGCCCATGTCGGGATGCGCGGATGCGCGGCGGCGCCGGTCGCACACACGACGTTGCGAGTCTGCACCTCGCCTTCCGTGGTCGACAGGTGCAGGACCGAGCCGGACCCGCGCCGCTCCACGCCTGTCGCGCGCACACCCCAGATGGTCTTCACGCCGAGATCGCCTTCGACGTAGCTGAGGTACTCGATCATCTCGTCGACACGCGGCCGACGTCGTTGATCGCCCAGGAAGGGCAGGCTCGGCAGAGCGCTGTGACGGACGTCGCTGAGAAGCACCATCGAATGCCACCGGGAAGCCCAGCTGCGCAGGCCTGGCGCGGCCCCGTCGATCACGACGAAGTCCTGCTGGGGATGCAGTCCTCTCGCGACCAGGGCGGCCGCCACTGCGAGGCCGGCCTGACCACTGCCGACGACGATCACTCGTCTATGCGACAGGCCTGCCCGCATCACTCGTCACCGTTCACCGCTGCTTCGATGGCGTTCTCGAGGTCGTCCAGCTGCTGCAGCTGGAGCTGCTCGCCCTCGAGGAAGAACGTCGGCGTGCTGTTGACGCCGAGCTCCTGCCCCGCGTTGAAGTCGAACTCGACTCGTTCGAGCGTGGCGGGATCCGCGATGGCGGCGTCGTAGGCAGCCATGTCCAGGCCGATCTCCTCGGCGAAACCACGGAAGAGATCAGCGCGGGACTCCCGAGCCTCGCCCCACTCCGCCTGCGTCTCGAACAGCCGGTTGTACATCTCCTCAAGCCGATCCTGCTGGGCGGCGGCCTCTGCGGCGAGAGCCGCGTTCGTCGAGTTGAAGTGGCCCGGAAGCGGGAAGTAGCGCACCACGTAGGTGATCTCCCCGGCGTACTTCTCGCGAAGATCCTCCACGATCGGGTAGAACATCCCGCAGGCCTCGCACTCGAAATCGAGGAACTCCACGACCTCGACCGCACCTTCCCCACCGTCGTCGAGGATGTGCGAGCTGGCGTCGACGACGGCCGGGGGCTCGGCCGTCTGGCCCTCCGGCGCCTCGGGTGACGGAGTCGTCGAGCCTTGGTTGTTGATCATCACGTAGATGATCGCTCCCAGCACGAGGACGACAACGAGTGCTGCAGTGATCAGGATCGGACGCGCGCTGCGACCAGTGGCGCGCGGCTTTCCAGAAGGGTTCATCAAGTACTCCAAACAGGATCAAACGGCATGGAACAGGCCCCGGGCGGGTACCCGGGTGCGAGGTGCCGTCCGCACAGGACGGCATGCCGAAATGTCAGGTTCGGGAAAGACCCAGCTGTGTCAACGACAGTGCCCCGGTCCGGGCAACGATGATGCGTACCGGGACGAGCGAGAGGGCCGCCCACCGAGGAGCGAGATACACGACTCCCCGCCGGCGCGAGAGCATGCGGGCGAAGATCACGAGGACGAGCCCGCACAGCACGCCAAGAGCGCACAGTGCCGCCCCGACAAGAACCCCCGTTGTCTCGTCGCTAGCGGAGCCCGCCAGGTGCTCGTCGACGGCGCTGCCGCTCTCCCCCACGGTGACGTGGGGATCGACGAGTGTGTTCACCAGGAGCGGTGAGGTCGAAGGGCCTTCGCTCTCAGAGTGCGATGCACCGGCCGCACCAAGTATCAGAAGCAGAGCCAGCACAACCGCAGTAATGATCCTCGTTATCAACAATTGCTCGCTAAGCACTTCTGAGCGCTGCATCCGAGCCGAGGAAATCATCTCTGCAAGGGTACCGCGCCGACCTTTTGAGCCTCCTCCACGGAGGTGGATCCTGCTCTCTGGGCAGATGCTGTGAAGACGCATCTCGATTTGACCTGAGCGAATCGGACTATCTACCGTTACAAATCGGTAACGATCGGGTCTGCGATCGAGATGAGCATTCTGCTCCACCGGAAGGACCACCATCATTTCAGGGCTACCCGAGCGCGCATCCGAGAAGGCGTCGACGTCGTCGGCAGACCCCGGCTCCCCCGATCGCCCCCTCCTTCGTCGCGATCTCCGTCACCAAGGCGGCCCGGTGTCGCAGAAAGCCACCACGACCCGCCAAGCCCCCGTCATTCCGCGGCACGGACCTGAAAACCGCGTACCGGCAGTGTCTGCGACACCTCCCCGCCGTCCACGCGCCCGGAGCCCGTGGGCACGAGCGAAGGCGCTCGGAGCCGCCCTCGCCGTCAGCGTGATGATCACCGGCGCCGCCCTTCCGGGAACATCCGACGCGGAATCGGAGCAGGTCGAGGCCGCGGTCACCGTTGACGCACAGTCATACACCGCAGGAGAGGACATCCGCGTCGAGGTCCTCCCTCGCGGAGACTTCTCCGCAACGACGGAGGAGGAGATCGCCGCGTCTCGCGCCCAGGCGATCACGGCCGCCGTCGCATCCGGCCGGCCCCTCTCGACAGCTGTGAACCTGCCAACAGCTCAACAGGTTCTCATGCCGTTGGCATCCGGCACCTACTCCCTCAGCGACGGGTTCGGCGCCTCGCGTCCGGGTCGCTCGCACATGGGTCAAGACCTCGCGGCGTCGGTCGGGACGCCCATCTATGCGGCTGTCGAAGGCTGTGTTTCGCTCTCAACCGAGAGCAACAGCGGCTACGGCGTGAGCATTCAGGTCGAGAGCCTGCTCGACGGAGAGACGGTCAGCACCCTCTACTCGCATCTGAACAGTGGGACCCGCGCGGTGGAAGTCGGGGACTGCGTCACTCCCGGCCAGTATCTCGGCGACGTCGGCTCCACCGGCTATGTCTTCGGATCCTGCCTGCACTTCG
The window above is part of the Microbacterium sp. nov. GSS16 genome. Proteins encoded here:
- a CDS encoding cytochrome c oxidase assembly protein; its protein translation is MNDWIPDTPPTLEAFLTPILPPVPVLPVLGLLMAVLYLAGAIRLWRQGRRWSVARTVCFLLGCIVLVAVTGLAVEGYGHLLFSVFMFQQLTLMMAIPPLLVLGSPGTLLLRATPHRGLGRVILRLALAGLRSRIARWALSPWIAMPLFLMSFYGLYLGGLADPILQTPGGHPLLEIAFLAAGVLFTIPILSNDPLPVRMTYPGRAMDLFAEAALHAFFGVFLMMSPTLFVETFAGPTTALGIDPLEDQWLAGALAWSYGEGPTVVMLLYVMHRWFRDDTVRAAKADKYADAHGDPELDAYNAYLDALRKKDT
- a CDS encoding TFIIB-type zinc ribbon-containing protein, which encodes MNCPVDGTTLLVTDRSGVEIDYCPQCRGVWLDRGELDKIIDRSSGYQAPDYPEDEHRRSRHDRGGKRRREGFLGDLFDF
- the resB gene encoding cytochrome c biogenesis protein ResB, with product MSPSRSETDTDAPVDPLRPDDHADGDGSAIAQPALGVMGWARWAWRQLTSMRTALLLLLLLAVAAVPGSLFPQRSADPNGVIQWQRDNPEAYPIVDAIGLFDVYQSPWFSAIYLLLFASLIGCVTPRTKHHYKALRSQPPRTPVRLSRLDDYEERTVPAADPASQAREAVDVADRQLRRAGYRVRRYDGRGWLSVSAERGYLRETGNLVFHTALIGVLVSVGLGGGFSYTGQRVVVEGTTFVNALSDYSSFDAGRFIDGTGLAPYSLTLDEFQVTYQRPGTPGAGQAGDFSADVTVRIPGEEDRTESVIVNYPISVAGDRIHLLGNGYAPTITVRDAAGELVYTESQPFLPQDSNMTSLGIIKIPDGLPEQVGLVGFFYPTAGVLDSGAYTSIYGDVVNPLLTFNVYSGDLGIDDGTPRSVYTLETDGLTQHTGGQTGVDSIELTPGETAELPNGWGTVTWEIASPEDPVKRFASLQIQRDPTAGWVLAFSILAMLGLFAGLFVPRRRVWVKAHPTDDGVRLEYAGLARGEDPTLRKAVVDIADAHTEALTGVSDPSPQKERTDELPR
- a CDS encoding cytochrome c biogenesis CcdA family protein, producing MKPGDLVADGALWVAIPIAALAGLISFFSPCVLPLVPGYLGYLGGASTATAVGGASTRTATAERTRLLLGVTLFIAGFTVVFVTVTILGGTFGLLLLQYANALTRVFGVVVIILGLVFIGFFGVAQRTLRPRMQSRAGLLGAPLLGFALGVGWTPCIGPTLAAILSVSWNLGDPARAGLLGLAYSLGLGLPFLVLALGWGWASRSVAFLRRHIRTLNIVGGGVLVLLGILMVTGLWTALMSALQQVVINVPLPL
- a CDS encoding TlpA family protein disulfide reductase, with protein sequence MIAAVTALLLGGIALTGCSANDSLAQQYQEGNEKGYIAGDFRVVEISAGERGDPVVFEGVTETGETVSSDDYRGEVLVVNFWYAACGPCIVEAPLLEEMWQEYQDQGVSFLGVNTYDQPATALSFARDNNVTYPSVIDVNDGKVKLAFAQVTPIQATPTTLVVDREGRVAARIIGQLQSASILSTLVRDALGESP
- a CDS encoding DUF6804 family protein — encoded protein: MSAKQRTPSTFQRNALAPGLLAGAVLFTTPLWTNGGLFQVVLFVTAILAAIVAWFAGQARQWWWIPVFVAVLVLWNPVVPFPFTGPIWAAAQPAAAIVFLIAGALIKVRRT
- a CDS encoding signal peptidase II, giving the protein MVIDQATKAAALATLSEEARIPLLGDLFGLQLAFNPGAILSLGSGFTGLLTLVGAGAVVWLIIAALRARTAGLAVAFGFILGGALGNLIDRLFSPPGFGVGHVTDFLAYGTLFIGNLADVALGIGVVLLLGITWTRRRNVELAPSARAEAGAA
- a CDS encoding copper resistance CopC family protein; the protein is MTSIRRRRLSASRTSSNRRRGFAASASLSALLVIGGAVLGTASPAAAHDELLSTYPEASATVSGAPAEISLTFTGELQTLEGATAIEVIAEDGSSLVDGAPEVLEATVTQNLSDQLVVGEVTVRWRVVSSDGHPISDEYTFMVETTGTPTSSPTPTSSPSPSEENTETAAPAATPTAESGYGDIHSQPSTDLDALPVLVVAGGAALLGSAALLMFMAGRDRRRRDRAAQQKKEKENADES
- a CDS encoding NAD(P)-binding domain-containing protein — encoded protein: MIVVGSGQAGLAVAAALVARGLHPQQDFVVIDGAAPGLRSWASRWHSMVLLSDVRHSALPSLPFLGDQRRRPRVDEMIEYLSYVEGDLGVKTIWGVRATGVERRGSGSVLHLSTTEGEVQTRNVVCATGAAAHPRIPTWAAELQVPGVVLHSSEYLYPRQISTNDVLIVGGGNSGVQLARELAPSHAVTLAVRTARRHQPATRYPRRQLLGRGSRSEPVFGDSYEQLRDAGVRICPAVAKAGKSTVTFVDGTVATPSSVILATGFVPGDDWLPDSARIDPPQRAMTGIPGLFVAGIPQYGGRGSDTIAGVWRDATAIARRIIERP
- a CDS encoding DsbA family protein, which translates into the protein MNPSGKPRATGRSARPILITAALVVVLVLGAIIYVMINNQGSTTPSPEAPEGQTAEPPAVVDASSHILDDGGEGAVEVVEFLDFECEACGMFYPIVEDLREKYAGEITYVVRYFPLPGHFNSTNAALAAEAAAQQDRLEEMYNRLFETQAEWGEARESRADLFRGFAEEIGLDMAAYDAAIADPATLERVEFDFNAGQELGVNSTPTFFLEGEQLQLQQLDDLENAIEAAVNGDE
- a CDS encoding M23 family metallopeptidase, whose product is MSATPPRRPRARSPWARAKALGAALAVSVMITGAALPGTSDAESEQVEAAVTVDAQSYTAGEDIRVEVLPRGDFSATTEEEIAASRAQAITAAVASGRPLSTAVNLPTAQQVLMPLASGTYSLSDGFGASRPGRSHMGQDLAASVGTPIYAAVEGCVSLSTESNSGYGVSIQVESLLDGETVSTLYSHLNSGTRAVEVGDCVTPGQYLGDVGSTGYVFGSCLHFEVHINGRPIDPMPWLRENVE